One region of Serinus canaria isolate serCan28SL12 chromosome 25, serCan2020, whole genome shotgun sequence genomic DNA includes:
- the ATP8B2 gene encoding phospholipid-transporting ATPase ID isoform X7 — protein MSVLETSSSWRTTSLWRSEPHGLCYIETAELDGETNMKVRQAIPITAELGSTSQLARFDGEVICEPPNNKLDKFGGTLYWKENKYPLSNQNMLLRGCILRNTEWCFGLVIFAGPDTKLMQNSGRTKFKRTSIDRLMNTLVLWIFGFLVCMGVILAIGNAIWEHEVGVCFQIYLPWDEGVHSAFFSGFLSFWSYIIILNTVVPISLYVSVEVIRLGHSYFINWDKKMYCAKRRTPAEARTTTLNEELGQVEYIFSDKTGTLTQNIMVFSKCSVNGHSYGDVQDMLGHKAELGERPEPVDFSFNPLADPRFQFWDPSLLEAVKLGDLHVHEFFRLLSLCHTVMSEEKSEGELFYKAQSPDEGALVTAARNFGFVFRSRTPKTITVQELGQAITYQLLAILDFNNIRKRMSVIVRSPEGKIRLYCKGADTILLERLHPLNQDLTSITTDHLNEYAGEGLRTLVLAYRDLEESYYKDWSERLHRAGSAPEAREDHLARLYDEVEHDMMLLGATAIEDKLQQGVPETIAILTLANIKIWVLTGDKQETAVNIGYSCKMLTDDMTEVFVVTGHTVLEVREELRKAREKMMDASRSVCNGFYQEKLSSKLTSVLEAIAGEYALVINGHSLAHALEADMEVEFLETACACKAVICCRVTPLQKAQVVELVKKYKKAVTLAIGDGANDVSMIKTAHIGVGISGQEGIQAVLASDYSFSQFKFLQRLLLVHGRWSYLRMCKFLCYFFYKNFAFTMVHFWFGFFCGFSAQTVYDQYFITLYNIVYTSLPVLAMGVFDQDVPEQRSMEYPKLYEPGQLNLLFNKREFFICIAQGIYTSILMFFIPYGVFADATRDDGAQLADYQSFAVTVATSLVIVVSVQIGLDTGFWTAINHFFIWGSLAAYFAILFTMHSDGLFRMFPNQFRFVGNAQNTLAQPTVWLTIALTAVVCIVPVVAFRFLKLDLKPELSDTVRYTQLVRKKQKTQHRCMRHAGRAGSRRSGYAFSHQEGFGELIMSGKNMRLSSLALSSFAPRPSASWIDTLRKKKGCEGSSASSPGGAADKTLRV, from the exons ATGTCCGTGTTGGAGACATCATCAAGTTGGAGAACAACCAGTTTGTGGCG cagtgAACCCCATGGGTTGTGCTACATAGAGACTGCAGAGCTGGATGG AGAGACCAACATGAAGGTGCGTCAGGCCATCCCCATCACCGCAGAGCTGGGGAGCACCAGCCAGCTGGCTCGCTTTGATG GTGAGGTGATCTGTGAACCACCCAACAACAAGCTGGACAAGTTTGGTGGGACACTGTACTGGAAGGAGAACAAGTATCCCCTGAGCAACCAGAACATGCTGCTGCGGGGCTGCATCCTGCGCAACACTGAGTGGTGCTTTGGCCTCGTCATCTTTGCAG gaCCTGACACAAAACTGATGCAGAACAGCGGCCGGACCAAATTTAAGCGGACGAGCATTGACCGGCTGATGAACACGCTGGTGCTTTGG ATCTTTGGGTTCCTGGTGTGCATGGGAGTGATCCTGGCCATTGGCAATGCCATCTGGGAGCACGAGGTGGGCGTCTGCTTCCAGATCTACTTGCCCTGGGACGAGGGGGTGCACAGTGCCTTCTTCTCTGGCTTCCTCTCCTTCTGGTCCTACATCATCATCCTCAACACTGTGGTGCCCATCTCGCTTTATGTGAG CGTTGAGGTGATCCGGCTTGGGCACAGCTACTTCATCAACTGGGACAAGAAGATGTACTGTGCCAAGCGCCGGACGCCAGCTGAAGCCCGCACCACCACCCTCAACgaggagctggggcaggtggaGTACATCTTCTCTGACAAGACTGGCACCCTCACCCAGAATATCATGGTCTTCAGCAAGTGCTCAGTGAACGGGCACAGCTATG GTGATGTGCAGGACATGCTGGGtcacaaggcagagctgggagag AGGCCAGAGCCAGTAGACTTCTCCTTCAACCCGCTGGCAGATCCACGGTTCCAGTTCTGGGACCCCAGCCTGCTGGAAGCCGTCAAGCTGGGAGACCTCCACGTGCACGAGTTCTTCCGCCTGCTCTCGCTCTGTCACACCGTCATGTCCGAGGAGAAGAGTGAAG GGGAGCTGTTCTACAAGGCACAGTCCCCAGATGAGGGAGCACTGGTCACAGCTGCCAGAAACTTTGGCTTTGTGTTCCGGTCCCGCACGCCCAAGACCATcacagtgcaggagctgggtcagGCCATCACCTACCAGCTGCTGGCCATCCTGGACTTCAACAACATCCGCAAGCGCATGTCCGTCATCG tccGCAGCCCTGAGGGCAAGATCCGGCTGTACTGCAAAGGTGCTGACACCATCCTGCTGGAGCGGCTGCACCCCCTCAACCAGGACCTGACCAGCATCACCACCGACCACCTCAAT GAGTATGCCGGCGAGGGGCTGCGGACTCTGGTGCTGGCTTACAGAGACCTGGAGGAGAGCTACTACAAGGATTGGTCTGAGCGGCTGCATcgagctggcagtgcccctgaGGCCCGTGAGGATCACCTGGCTCGGCTCTACGATGAGGTGGAGCATGATATGATG CTGCTTGGAGCCACAGCCATCGAGGACAAACTGCAGCAGGGGGTCCCCGAAACCATTGCCATCCTGACACTGGCCAACATCAAGATCTGGGTGCTGACAGGGGACAAGCAGG AAACAGCTGTGAACATCGGCTACTCCTGCAAGATGCTGACAGATGACATGACAGAGGTGTTTGTGGTCACAGGCCACACTGTGCTGGAGGTGCGAGAGGAGCTAAG GAAAGCCCGGGAGAAGATGATGGATGCGTCACGTTCTGTGTGCAATGGCTTCTACCAGGAGAAACTCTCCTCCAAGCTGACCTCAGTGCTGGAAGCCATTGCGGGCGAATATGCCCTGGTCATCAACGGGCATAGCCTG GCCCATGCACTGGAGGCAGACATGGAGGTGGAATTCCTGGAGACAGCATGTGCCTGCAAGGCCGTTATCTGCTGCCGTGTCACACCCCTGCAGAAAGCCCAGGTGGTGGAGCTGGTCAAGAAGTACAAGAAAGCCGTCACTTTGGCCATTGGGGATGGGGCCAACGATGTCAGCATGATCAAGA CTGCCCACATTGGGGTGGGCATCAGTGGGCAGGAAGGCATCCAGGCCGTGCTGGCCTCCGACTACTCCTTCTCCCAGTTCAAGTTCCTCCAGCGCCTGCTCCTGGTGCATGGGCGCTGGTCCTACCTGCGCATGTGCAAGTTTCTTTGCTACTTCTTCTATAAGAACTTTGCCTTCACCATGGTCCACTTCTGGTTTGGCTTCTTCTGTGGCTTCTCAGCACAG ACAGTGTATGACCAGTACTTCATCACGCTGTACAACATTGTCTACACATCGCTGCCTGTGCTCGCTATGGGTGTCTTTGACCAG GATGTGCCAGAGCAGCGGAGCATGGAGTACCCAAAACTCTATGAGCCTGGGCAGCTGAACCTGCTCTTCAACAAGCGGGAGTTCTTCATCTGCATTGCCCAGGGCATCTACACCTCCATCCTCATGTTCTTCATCCCCTACGGCGTCTTCGCTGACGCCACCCGTGATGACGGTGCCCAGCTGGCCGACTACCAGTCCTTCGCCGTCACTGTCGCCACCTCCCTCGTGATTGTCGTCAGTGTGCAG ATCGGGTTAGACACAGGGTTCTGGACGGCCATCAATCACTTCTTCATCTGGGGCAGCCTGGCCGCCTACTTCGCCATCCTCTTCACCATGCACAGCGACGGCCTCTTCCGGATGTTCCCCAACCAGTTCCGCTTTGTGG GTAACGCACAGAACACGCTGGCCCAGCCCACGGTCTGGCTGACCATCGCCCTCACCGCCGTAGTCTGTATCGTGCCCGTTGTGGCCTTTCGCTTCCTTAAGCTGGACCTGAAACCAGAGCTCTCGGATACG gtgcgCTACACTCAGCTGGTACGGAAGAAGCAGAAGACGCAGCACCGGTGCATGCGGCATGCAGGGCGTGCGGGCTCACGCCGCTCTGGCTACGCCTTCTCCCATCAGGAGGGCTTCGGGGAGCTCATCATGTCTGGCAAGAACATGAGGCTTAGCTCCTTGGCACTGTCCAGCTTTGCCCCCcgccccagtgccagctggatTGACACCCTGCGGAAAAAGAAGGGCTGTGAGGGCAGCAGCGCCAGCAGCCCCGGTGGCGCAGCTGACAAGACTCTCAGGGTGTGA